One region of Amphiprion ocellaris isolate individual 3 ecotype Okinawa chromosome 9, ASM2253959v1, whole genome shotgun sequence genomic DNA includes:
- the LOC111579094 gene encoding interleukin-2 receptor subunit beta-like isoform X4 produces the protein MIRNVFLLSTERHSYPRRHEGSSAPVCALLLQHPRSDQLHHRTVSCPLTVVNHSYRCDCKLKNEEEDYFGDFDNYRIEVCAGSDCHFVTDFDPSENIQLTPPPELVVQRTSKTLNITFKSRYDSTNTDRLIADSLKYELLLQTSQRNTVTNKTLTLSSPERSMSIDEESQLTADAQHCIKVRYTVNKEYSGVWSEWSQPTCWKTKAEETFSEQDNIFVILVKCLGPVCAFAGVLLFVLYSPTVRMKIKTLSHTPSPAPFFQPLFKQHHGNLQEWLSPHGQVVLTYKTEEILTTDVVAVVPKSITKDPEENQELHNPSITQLALTQCQTSYVSLPGMHKAPPPITMICPKDTSYTQLPCSLWGLGIAKTEVSSPPVEDFLEISSADSGCNCEGLTQSPECSMPNSPIDDNPPPCYSNDYCILNKTAEGIVPVLVSKENCVKVLPDSVEKGDS, from the exons ATGATAAGGAATGTTTTCCTCCTATCCACAGAGCGACACTCCTATCCAAGAAGGCATGAGGGGTCGTCAGCTCCTGTTTGTGCTTTGCTGCTCCAGCATCCTCGCAGTGACCAGCTGCATCACAG GACTGTCTCCTGTCCGCTCACGGTGGTGAATCACAGTTACAGATGTGACTGTAAACTCAAGAACGAAGAAGAAgattattttggtgattttgataATTACAGGATAGAAGTTTGTGCTGGATCTGACTGCCACTTTGTAACAGATTTTGACCCATCAGAAAACA TTCAGCTGACGCCACCGCCTGAACTTGTGGTCCAAAGAACATCCAAAACTTTGAACATTACCTTTAAAAGTCGGTATGACAGCACTAACACTGACCGACTAATCGCCGACTCCCTTAAGTATGAGCTCCTGCTTCAAACTTCTCAAAGAAACACGGTAACAAACAAA ACTCTTACTCTGAGCTCGCCTGAGAGGTCTATGTCGATTGATGAAGAATCCCAGCTCACAGCAGATGCGCAACATTGCATTAAAGTGAGATATACAGTTAATAAAGAGTACAGTGGAGTCTGGAGCGAATGGAGTCAACCGACGTGCTGGAAAACCAAAGCAGAAG AAACTTTCTCAGAACAAGACaatatctttgtcattttggtcaaatgcCTGGGCCCAGTGTGTGCGTTTGCCGGAGTCCTGCTGTTTGTGCTCTACAGTCCCACTGTGAG GATGAAGATAAAAACTCTGTCTCACACACCGTCGCCGGCACCTTTCTTTCAGCCGCTATTTAAGCAACATCACGGCAACCTCCAG GAATGGCTTTCGCCTCATGGACAAGTTGTTCTAACGTACAAAACTGAGGAGATCTTAACAACTGATGTTGTGGCTGTTGTGCCAAAATCCATCACCAAGGACccagaggagaaccaggaaTTACACAACCCTTCAATAACACAACTGGCACTCACTCAGTGTCAAACCTCCTATGTCAGCTTACCTGGGATGCATAAGGCCCCTCCTCCTATAACTATGATCTGTCCAAAGGACACTTCTTACACTCAGCTCCCTTGCTCTCTCTGGGGCCTTGGCATAGCAAAAACAGAAGTTTCCTCCCCTCCAGTTGAAGATTTCTTAGAGATCAGCTCTGCCGACTCTGGTTGCAACTGTGAGGGTCTCACCCAAAGCCCAGAGTGCAGTATGCCAAACAGTCCCATTGATGACAATCCGCCACCATGTTACAGTAATGATTACTGCATTCTCAATAAAACAGCCGAGGGTATTGTTCCTGTGTTAGTGTCCAAAGAAAACTGTGTAAAAGTTTTGCCTGATTCAGTGGAGAAGGGTGACAGCTAA
- the LOC111579094 gene encoding interleukin-21 receptor-like isoform X1 — MFSSYPQSDTPIQEGMRGRQLLFVLCCSSILAVTSCITADGLLCVNDYWHTVTCVLNISDNPVRESNSNYSLNFIDVDPSFGGTVSCPLTVVNHSYRCDCKLKNEEEDYFGDFDNYRIEVCAGSDCHFVTDFDPSENIQLTPPPELVVQRTSKTLNITFKSRYDSTNTDRLIADSLKYELLLQTSQRNTVTNKTLTLSSPERSMSIDEESQLTADAQHCIKVRYTVNKEYSGVWSEWSQPTCWKTKAEETFSEQDNIFVILVKCLGPVCAFAGVLLFVLYSPTVRMKIKTLSHTPSPAPFFQPLFKQHHGNLQEWLSPHGQVVLTYKTEEILTTDVVAVVPKSITKDPEENQELHNPSITQLALTQCQTSYVSLPGMHKAPPPITMICPKDTSYTQLPCSLWGLGIAKTEVSSPPVEDFLEISSADSGCNCEGLTQSPECSMPNSPIDDNPPPCYSNDYCILNKTAEGIVPVLVSKENCVKVLPDSVEKGDS; from the exons ATGTTTTCCTCCTATCCACAGAGCGACACTCCTATCCAAGAAGGCATGAGGGGTCGTCAGCTCCTGTTTGTGCTTTGCTGCTCCAGCATCCTCGCAGTGACCAGCTGCATCACAG CCGATGGACTTTTATGTGTGAATGACTACTGGCACACTGTTACTTGTGTATTGAACATCTCTGACAATCCGGTTAGAGAGTCAAACTCTAACTACAGCCTGAATTTCATCGATGTCGATCCCAGCTTTGGAGG GACTGTCTCCTGTCCGCTCACGGTGGTGAATCACAGTTACAGATGTGACTGTAAACTCAAGAACGAAGAAGAAgattattttggtgattttgataATTACAGGATAGAAGTTTGTGCTGGATCTGACTGCCACTTTGTAACAGATTTTGACCCATCAGAAAACA TTCAGCTGACGCCACCGCCTGAACTTGTGGTCCAAAGAACATCCAAAACTTTGAACATTACCTTTAAAAGTCGGTATGACAGCACTAACACTGACCGACTAATCGCCGACTCCCTTAAGTATGAGCTCCTGCTTCAAACTTCTCAAAGAAACACGGTAACAAACAAA ACTCTTACTCTGAGCTCGCCTGAGAGGTCTATGTCGATTGATGAAGAATCCCAGCTCACAGCAGATGCGCAACATTGCATTAAAGTGAGATATACAGTTAATAAAGAGTACAGTGGAGTCTGGAGCGAATGGAGTCAACCGACGTGCTGGAAAACCAAAGCAGAAG AAACTTTCTCAGAACAAGACaatatctttgtcattttggtcaaatgcCTGGGCCCAGTGTGTGCGTTTGCCGGAGTCCTGCTGTTTGTGCTCTACAGTCCCACTGTGAG GATGAAGATAAAAACTCTGTCTCACACACCGTCGCCGGCACCTTTCTTTCAGCCGCTATTTAAGCAACATCACGGCAACCTCCAG GAATGGCTTTCGCCTCATGGACAAGTTGTTCTAACGTACAAAACTGAGGAGATCTTAACAACTGATGTTGTGGCTGTTGTGCCAAAATCCATCACCAAGGACccagaggagaaccaggaaTTACACAACCCTTCAATAACACAACTGGCACTCACTCAGTGTCAAACCTCCTATGTCAGCTTACCTGGGATGCATAAGGCCCCTCCTCCTATAACTATGATCTGTCCAAAGGACACTTCTTACACTCAGCTCCCTTGCTCTCTCTGGGGCCTTGGCATAGCAAAAACAGAAGTTTCCTCCCCTCCAGTTGAAGATTTCTTAGAGATCAGCTCTGCCGACTCTGGTTGCAACTGTGAGGGTCTCACCCAAAGCCCAGAGTGCAGTATGCCAAACAGTCCCATTGATGACAATCCGCCACCATGTTACAGTAATGATTACTGCATTCTCAATAAAACAGCCGAGGGTATTGTTCCTGTGTTAGTGTCCAAAGAAAACTGTGTAAAAGTTTTGCCTGATTCAGTGGAGAAGGGTGACAGCTAA
- the LOC111579094 gene encoding interleukin-21 receptor-like isoform X2: protein MSAKSDTPIQEGMRGRQLLFVLCCSSILAVTSCITADGLLCVNDYWHTVTCVLNISDNPVRESNSNYSLNFIDVDPSFGGTVSCPLTVVNHSYRCDCKLKNEEEDYFGDFDNYRIEVCAGSDCHFVTDFDPSENIQLTPPPELVVQRTSKTLNITFKSRYDSTNTDRLIADSLKYELLLQTSQRNTVTNKTLTLSSPERSMSIDEESQLTADAQHCIKVRYTVNKEYSGVWSEWSQPTCWKTKAEETFSEQDNIFVILVKCLGPVCAFAGVLLFVLYSPTVRMKIKTLSHTPSPAPFFQPLFKQHHGNLQEWLSPHGQVVLTYKTEEILTTDVVAVVPKSITKDPEENQELHNPSITQLALTQCQTSYVSLPGMHKAPPPITMICPKDTSYTQLPCSLWGLGIAKTEVSSPPVEDFLEISSADSGCNCEGLTQSPECSMPNSPIDDNPPPCYSNDYCILNKTAEGIVPVLVSKENCVKVLPDSVEKGDS from the exons atgtcagctaag AGCGACACTCCTATCCAAGAAGGCATGAGGGGTCGTCAGCTCCTGTTTGTGCTTTGCTGCTCCAGCATCCTCGCAGTGACCAGCTGCATCACAG CCGATGGACTTTTATGTGTGAATGACTACTGGCACACTGTTACTTGTGTATTGAACATCTCTGACAATCCGGTTAGAGAGTCAAACTCTAACTACAGCCTGAATTTCATCGATGTCGATCCCAGCTTTGGAGG GACTGTCTCCTGTCCGCTCACGGTGGTGAATCACAGTTACAGATGTGACTGTAAACTCAAGAACGAAGAAGAAgattattttggtgattttgataATTACAGGATAGAAGTTTGTGCTGGATCTGACTGCCACTTTGTAACAGATTTTGACCCATCAGAAAACA TTCAGCTGACGCCACCGCCTGAACTTGTGGTCCAAAGAACATCCAAAACTTTGAACATTACCTTTAAAAGTCGGTATGACAGCACTAACACTGACCGACTAATCGCCGACTCCCTTAAGTATGAGCTCCTGCTTCAAACTTCTCAAAGAAACACGGTAACAAACAAA ACTCTTACTCTGAGCTCGCCTGAGAGGTCTATGTCGATTGATGAAGAATCCCAGCTCACAGCAGATGCGCAACATTGCATTAAAGTGAGATATACAGTTAATAAAGAGTACAGTGGAGTCTGGAGCGAATGGAGTCAACCGACGTGCTGGAAAACCAAAGCAGAAG AAACTTTCTCAGAACAAGACaatatctttgtcattttggtcaaatgcCTGGGCCCAGTGTGTGCGTTTGCCGGAGTCCTGCTGTTTGTGCTCTACAGTCCCACTGTGAG GATGAAGATAAAAACTCTGTCTCACACACCGTCGCCGGCACCTTTCTTTCAGCCGCTATTTAAGCAACATCACGGCAACCTCCAG GAATGGCTTTCGCCTCATGGACAAGTTGTTCTAACGTACAAAACTGAGGAGATCTTAACAACTGATGTTGTGGCTGTTGTGCCAAAATCCATCACCAAGGACccagaggagaaccaggaaTTACACAACCCTTCAATAACACAACTGGCACTCACTCAGTGTCAAACCTCCTATGTCAGCTTACCTGGGATGCATAAGGCCCCTCCTCCTATAACTATGATCTGTCCAAAGGACACTTCTTACACTCAGCTCCCTTGCTCTCTCTGGGGCCTTGGCATAGCAAAAACAGAAGTTTCCTCCCCTCCAGTTGAAGATTTCTTAGAGATCAGCTCTGCCGACTCTGGTTGCAACTGTGAGGGTCTCACCCAAAGCCCAGAGTGCAGTATGCCAAACAGTCCCATTGATGACAATCCGCCACCATGTTACAGTAATGATTACTGCATTCTCAATAAAACAGCCGAGGGTATTGTTCCTGTGTTAGTGTCCAAAGAAAACTGTGTAAAAGTTTTGCCTGATTCAGTGGAGAAGGGTGACAGCTAA
- the LOC111579094 gene encoding interleukin-21 receptor-like isoform X3, whose product MRGRQLLFVLCCSSILAVTSCITADGLLCVNDYWHTVTCVLNISDNPVRESNSNYSLNFIDVDPSFGGTVSCPLTVVNHSYRCDCKLKNEEEDYFGDFDNYRIEVCAGSDCHFVTDFDPSENIQLTPPPELVVQRTSKTLNITFKSRYDSTNTDRLIADSLKYELLLQTSQRNTVTNKTLTLSSPERSMSIDEESQLTADAQHCIKVRYTVNKEYSGVWSEWSQPTCWKTKAEETFSEQDNIFVILVKCLGPVCAFAGVLLFVLYSPTVRMKIKTLSHTPSPAPFFQPLFKQHHGNLQEWLSPHGQVVLTYKTEEILTTDVVAVVPKSITKDPEENQELHNPSITQLALTQCQTSYVSLPGMHKAPPPITMICPKDTSYTQLPCSLWGLGIAKTEVSSPPVEDFLEISSADSGCNCEGLTQSPECSMPNSPIDDNPPPCYSNDYCILNKTAEGIVPVLVSKENCVKVLPDSVEKGDS is encoded by the exons ATGAGGGGTCGTCAGCTCCTGTTTGTGCTTTGCTGCTCCAGCATCCTCGCAGTGACCAGCTGCATCACAG CCGATGGACTTTTATGTGTGAATGACTACTGGCACACTGTTACTTGTGTATTGAACATCTCTGACAATCCGGTTAGAGAGTCAAACTCTAACTACAGCCTGAATTTCATCGATGTCGATCCCAGCTTTGGAGG GACTGTCTCCTGTCCGCTCACGGTGGTGAATCACAGTTACAGATGTGACTGTAAACTCAAGAACGAAGAAGAAgattattttggtgattttgataATTACAGGATAGAAGTTTGTGCTGGATCTGACTGCCACTTTGTAACAGATTTTGACCCATCAGAAAACA TTCAGCTGACGCCACCGCCTGAACTTGTGGTCCAAAGAACATCCAAAACTTTGAACATTACCTTTAAAAGTCGGTATGACAGCACTAACACTGACCGACTAATCGCCGACTCCCTTAAGTATGAGCTCCTGCTTCAAACTTCTCAAAGAAACACGGTAACAAACAAA ACTCTTACTCTGAGCTCGCCTGAGAGGTCTATGTCGATTGATGAAGAATCCCAGCTCACAGCAGATGCGCAACATTGCATTAAAGTGAGATATACAGTTAATAAAGAGTACAGTGGAGTCTGGAGCGAATGGAGTCAACCGACGTGCTGGAAAACCAAAGCAGAAG AAACTTTCTCAGAACAAGACaatatctttgtcattttggtcaaatgcCTGGGCCCAGTGTGTGCGTTTGCCGGAGTCCTGCTGTTTGTGCTCTACAGTCCCACTGTGAG GATGAAGATAAAAACTCTGTCTCACACACCGTCGCCGGCACCTTTCTTTCAGCCGCTATTTAAGCAACATCACGGCAACCTCCAG GAATGGCTTTCGCCTCATGGACAAGTTGTTCTAACGTACAAAACTGAGGAGATCTTAACAACTGATGTTGTGGCTGTTGTGCCAAAATCCATCACCAAGGACccagaggagaaccaggaaTTACACAACCCTTCAATAACACAACTGGCACTCACTCAGTGTCAAACCTCCTATGTCAGCTTACCTGGGATGCATAAGGCCCCTCCTCCTATAACTATGATCTGTCCAAAGGACACTTCTTACACTCAGCTCCCTTGCTCTCTCTGGGGCCTTGGCATAGCAAAAACAGAAGTTTCCTCCCCTCCAGTTGAAGATTTCTTAGAGATCAGCTCTGCCGACTCTGGTTGCAACTGTGAGGGTCTCACCCAAAGCCCAGAGTGCAGTATGCCAAACAGTCCCATTGATGACAATCCGCCACCATGTTACAGTAATGATTACTGCATTCTCAATAAAACAGCCGAGGGTATTGTTCCTGTGTTAGTGTCCAAAGAAAACTGTGTAAAAGTTTTGCCTGATTCAGTGGAGAAGGGTGACAGCTAA